Part of the Tamandua tetradactyla isolate mTamTet1 chromosome 11, mTamTet1.pri, whole genome shotgun sequence genome, caacTCTTAAATATAATGACTATTGAATATAATGATAAATACAATAATTATTAATACAATAATGAAAATGGGCTTCCTTTTGttgtaacaagtgtaccacaccaatgcagggCTTAATAATAGATTGGAATATGGGAatactttattttatgcatggtttttctgtagaCCCACAACtgcttcaataaaaaaaaaagattaccatTGGGATTCTATTGCAGGTACCTCAGAGATATTGGAATAATATGCATGTTTGTGCAGAAATAACTTGTGACCCCAAATAAGAACATTCCATTCCTGAAGAATTATTGCACAGGATTGCAAGATCTAGTGAAAGTCATCATGTAATaatgaagacaaaataattttgaatataaagGATATGAAGCAATGGATGGTAGAAGATATAAGAAGTTTATTCACCAACATGTCCTAAAATGTTTATGAAGAAACCCAAAGAtagggaaaacattttttaaaaatccaaagatTCTTATTTATTAtccaataaaataatacaaaacatgAGAATCAGCCATGAACCACTACAAATAAACACTCTTACATATGAATTTGAAATGTTCTTATTTCAATAAGTAACTGTAAATACCCAAAACAATAATTTCTTATACAATGCTTGAGTTacaattttatttcatcatattTAAGGCCATATCTGGCAGTATGGCAGTTTCTACTTTCATGAACTTATCCAAGATACACAATTTCCTTATTGAGTTTTTGATTCTtgtaatcacatcatctcctCTGACCCAAGACAAGTGAATTCTTTACGGCTCTATTCCCAAAGAATGTTTTCAGagctgcctttatttctttattcctcaGACTGTATAtgaaggggttcagcatgggtGTGACCAAAGTGTAAAGAACTGAGGCTGTTGCATTTGAGTCTGTGTTGTGCAAAGCAGCAGAAGTAAGGTAAACACCCAGACTTGTACAGTAAAATAAGGCAACCACTGAGAGGTGAGATGCACAGGTGGAAAACGCCTTATATTTCCCCTGAGCTGTCGAGATTGCACGGATGGAGGAAACAATCTTAGAGTAAGATACCAAGATACCAGCAAGTGGAGCCACACCCAGCAGCCCAGATGCAAAATACAGCAATATGTTGTTGACGAAGGTATCAGAACAGGCAAGTTGGACCATCAGATTCAGTTCACAGAAAAAGTGTGGGATTTCCAAGTGCATGCAATAGGACAGCTGCAATGCGGCTGAGCTTTGTAACAAGGAATGCAGGGCACTAATGAACCAGGATCCCAGAACCAGCAGTGTACAGATGCAGGGATTCATGATGACTGTGTAATGGAGggggtgacagatggccacaaATCGGTCATAAGCCATCACAGTCAGGAGAATATCACCCAACCCTGCAAAGAGTACGGAAAAGTACATCTGGGCAAGGCAGCCTTCATAGGTTATGATTTTGCTATGCATCTGGATGTTAAATAGCATCTTTGGAACAGTGGTGGAAGTGAAAAATATGTCACAAAAGGAAAGATtagagaggaagaagtacatgggcatGTGGAGGTGGGAATCAGTGATGGAGGCCAGGATGATGAGCAGGTTCCCAAAGACGGTCACCAGATACATGGACAGAAACAGCAAAAAGAGGAAGGACTGCAATTCCAGGTCCTCTGAAAATCCCAGaagaaggaaatgggaaattTGTGTATTATTTTCTCCTTCCATTTGAGGGATGTGACTATGAAGTAAGAGAGAAAGAATGTGACTAATTTTCCCAAAACTGGGCATTAACAACCCCATGGAAATGGTGTCATTTCTGCATCACAGTCAAAAACTCAatttctatattttgtttattcatttagatCCCTTTGCTGATGTTGTTATATTGTTCCTGATTAGGTATTCTTGACCCACTGACAATACTTACCtcaagaaattatatattttacaatatttatcacaactttattcattcatttgagtAATATATCTTGAGTTCAGGCTTTATGCCAAGCATATTCTAAGCAA contains:
- the LOC143649242 gene encoding olfactory receptor 7A17-like; this translates as MEGENNTQISHFLLLGFSEDLELQSFLFLLFLSMYLVTVFGNLLIILASITDSHLHMPMYFFLSNLSFCDIFFTSTTVPKMLFNIQMHSKIITYEGCLAQMYFSVLFAGLGDILLTVMAYDRFVAICHPLHYTVIMNPCICTLLVLGSWFISALHSLLQSSAALQLSYCMHLEIPHFFCELNLMVQLACSDTFVNNILLYFASGLLGVAPLAGILVSYSKIVSSIRAISTAQGKYKAFSTCASHLSVVALFYCTSLGVYLTSAALHNTDSNATASVLYTLVTPMLNPFIYSLRNKEIKAALKTFFGNRAPPQPQMKGAAFGNPPKNMQTVIMVKTETFTQLQIWHSPPVSRIGHTNPGTPEFRIGTT